Part of the Bifidobacterium crudilactis genome is shown below.
CTGATGGTCGGCATGCTGATGGATCTGCCCGCATCCGGCAAGGATGTGAAGGCGGTGCTCGGCGTCATCGGGTGGAAGCTCGGATTCGCGCTGCTCTTCGGCCTTGCCGCCTGGTATCTGCTGCCCTTCAGCCCAGCCGTAAGCAAAGCCATCATTCTGGTCTGTCTGGCCCCCACCGCGGTATTCAGCACGCTGTTCACCGACAAGGTGCTCGGCAACGCCAAACTCGCCGGGTTCACCTTGGCGAGCACCGGCCTGCTGTCATTGATTCTGATGACCGCAGCCAACCTGCTTATCTCCGTTTAATCCGGTTTAATCCGGTCTAATCCGCAAACACTGAGATAACTGCACTACAAGGACAGCTTTTGCGAGAAAAAGTACCGAATTGCTGTCCTTGTAGTGCAGTTATCTTCTAGAGACCGATTATGTGGGCGGAAATGACCTCGGTCATCGCCTTGAGCGCCTTGCCACGATGGGATATGGCGTTCTTTTCGCCGGCATCCATCTGAGCCGAGGTCAGCGGCAGTCCGTCCTCATCGGTGCGGTCCGGCTGCTCGTCGGGGACGAAAATGGGGTCGTAACCGAATCCGTGTTCGCCTCTGGGTTTGCGGATAATCGATCCCTTCATCTCTCCGAAGCGTACGAACTCCGCGACCTTCTCTGCTGTGTCGTCACTGTGCCCGGCGCTGTAGTCATCAGGCAGCACCAGCGCAGCCGCGCACACGAAACGAGCGATGCGCCTGTCATCCGGGATGTCTTCGATCTGGGCCAGGAGGAGGGCGTTATTGGCCTTATCATGCCCATGTGCCCCGGCCCACCGTGCGGAGAGAATGCCCGGAGCGGCACCGAGCACATCCACGATAAGCCCGGAATCATCCGCCAAGGCGGGCAGATTCGTTCGTCGGGCGACGTCACGAGCCTTGAGCAGGGCGTTCTCTTCGAAGGTCACACCGGTCTCCACTGGGTCAGGAAGCCCCAATGAACCCGCCGTCACCAGAGTGATGGCTTCGGCATTCGAGCCAAGGTCATCCGCGAGAATACGCTGAATCTCGGCCAGTTTGCCTTCATTATGCGTGG
Proteins encoded:
- a CDS encoding non-canonical purine NTP pyrophosphatase, producing the protein MTLVVATHNEGKLAEIQRILADDLGSNAEAITLVTAGSLGLPDPVETGVTFEENALLKARDVARRTNLPALADDSGLIVDVLGAAPGILSARWAGAHGHDKANNALLLAQIEDIPDDRRIARFVCAAALVLPDDYSAGHSDDTAEKVAEFVRFGEMKGSIIRKPRGEHGFGYDPIFVPDEQPDRTDEDGLPLTSAQMDAGEKNAISHRGKALKAMTEVISAHIIGL